The DNA window CCTCATGTCTAAACGTATGACTTCTCAGGTACAACTGACTAGCAAAACTTTTACCACAGATGGTACATTTGTGTGGACGCTCGCCCGTATGGGATCTCACGTGGATCGTAAACTTAGCCTTTGAACTGTATCCTTTGCCACAAAAATCGCACTTGTAGTTGTGATTTCCAGTATGCAGTGTCATATGGCAGATCAGAGTGCGTTTACATACGAAACTTTTGCCACATACGTCGCAAGGAAATGGTCGTTCGCCGGTATGCGTCCTTCGGTGTCTTTCGAGTGAGTCCTTCCGCGCAATGGTTTTCCCGCAAATTTCGCACCGGTGGGATGTTCGTATGTGCCGTTCGAAAGTGCTCAGTTTAGCGAATTGTCGATCGCAAATGTCGCATTTGGTGGGCCTTTCGAGACCATCAGTACCATCACCACCATCCGGCTCCTCGTTGGAGTGGCTGGAACAAAAAAGAGAACAATTCGTCGACTATTAGAACTTTCGGCGGAACGACTGTGTTGCAGTTATTTGGAGCATCTTCGAACGTTGTCTTCAGTTTGGATGGAtggaaatcaaaatattctattaatttctttctgaataCAGTCCTCGGTTAGGGAAGTGACCTGCTTTACAAGATCGACAATTTCTCTTTTCGTATTGGTTCAATcgataattaaattatctagcaatatagggtgatgagcccattatcgctatgtttctattatcacgctacccatttgaagccgttggttagagcagtgtctgccatctttgtttaatgCATTGAGTCGAATgctagcgcaacaataggggcactcgattcgagttttcgttgcgctcaaacacgagaatttcactgttttcagcgcatgtacacacttaatttaaattactgggtgcagtaaaattttgctggggttttgaacagcaaaccgttcggtaatcaagtcagtaaaacaatttggtaccgaactctccgcaatccgttctatccaaacgtcaaaaaacactggtcagtcagcagtttcctctgaaaatggcgacttgacagatgatttgctgtaaccgttttgtaagtttttgacgaggttcggtaacgttggtacaattttgccgaacaaccagtcagtattttactggataatgtttatgtaccgaaaaaaacagaagagctgataaattcagcgaaaaatattgcgggtttcagtaaattattcgaaaaattactgaaaatcgccaaaaaatgaaaactattctgcaaatttttaaacaatttgctgacagctccttaaaaatatcactttactgaacaagtcgtcaaaagaaattactgaacaagtttGGGCTGGGTTAGtgtgtatgttattatcttggtacctatcaacgaagcaaagctgttgatgccaatttgtacgccttccattgtttgtaggccgagtaattaatgaatcagtgaggcgccctccttagtatggtgaaaataagcacttcACCCTACCCAATACGAAATCGACTCCAATTTAAGTAATgaaattgcgtttcgactttgtctcatcagaatccgacactaacttagtgaaagGGCTTATCAGTTTAAcagaatacactgaaccaaaaaaaagatTGCAGGAACAGCGAAAAATATTTGCAGTTCCTAAAATCACATCGCGCTAAGAGAGTTCTTTTTTTAACTATTGACTAAAAGAAAATATATTAGCTACAAAAAGAAACATATATTACACACATCCAAACTGCTTATTATGTTGGACTAGTTGAGCATTAACTAGTGACTGAACAGTGTAATTAAGAAAAAAACCCATCCGTAAGAGATGGGCATCCCTGTTTCTGAATACAGCGAATCCGATCCACATTGGAGAAGAGTGTTAAACGCGATTTTCAAGAACCAGAACGACAGTTCGAGTGAGTTATGAGATAAAACACCCACCTAGTCTGATAATCTTTTACAAATGCCAGTTCATTGTCCCCTCATACATCGATCACCGTGCCCAAGATTAAAATGAATCTTCGACCAGCTAAACCAAGAAACACCAGCAAATTGTCTTGTATTGACGCAATTGATGCGCTCCCACATGGCAGGAGTTGAATTCTCATCCAGCGATAACTTCGCGACAACTTCAGCCAAAAACAGGACTCCTCCTTtctcccatagctcggagacgACAGTAAGGCACGTTTCTTCTTTCTCAATTGTTTGCATTATTTTCAACGGCATCGCTAAAACACGTGCAACCGAACGACAAAAATTTTGCGAACATTGTTTGTTTTCGACCGAAGCTGTCAAACTGTTAAAACCGGGTTGCTGCGATGTTCGCCCCGATAAAACTGCTTGATGATCTGTGAGCGTGATTAGAGTGGTTCTCAGACTTTTTCGtgccacggaccccttagaaatcaccctgggttgtacttcgcggccccctaggggtccgtgaACCCCTGATTGAGAATCACTGCGCTAGTGGGTTCTAtcacatttacccgaatgaCATTCGCTCGAAAGCTACCCGAATGGACCATTCACCCGAATGTCATTGACCAAAATAGACCACTTGCCCGAATGTTATAAGCCCGAATAGACCACTtgcccgaatgtcattaacccgaatacCGTATTCACTCAAACATTATATAAAACCAAAACCATGcggcttataaaagcatttacTATTGTTTCAATTTCAATAATAGAAAAAGGAAATGTCTAATAAGCTAGCAGGCTTCAATCTGCATATCGAATAGCTCTCGCAAACCACAGGCAACAATGTGGAGAATGGATGAAAGATTCAGCACAGTTCCATGTCAATTTGTGCAGCTCTTTACCGTCCACGGAAGCGTTGGCGAAGAATTTTGTCGTCGTTTCGGTCCATTAGTGTATATGCTAcattgaaaacccgtttttatcagcccctgattttatcagattttttaccTTATTTTATCGACCAACCAGTATTATGAGGCTATGTCTAGGGATTTAAGAATATTTTTAGAGCTTcgttttattaaaaagaaatagacaaatatgttttgccattgtccccattttgtcaacctAACATAAACaaagggggctgataaaaaccgGTCTTCGCTATATTACCGAAAAAGAATGAGATTACATATGATACAGCATTTTGTGCGCTACACCACATAATATTGTATTTCGAGATAGCTGTGATAAACGTTGCTAGAAGAGTTTTCTTGCCTTGGCCTTCTTGCATTATCAAGAGATTCTAACTGCATTCGAAGAAAAGGGATCTTCAATTTAGAAAAATtgtgtcagtttttcatatgtattgatagtGGGTGTCCTtgcgagtacactcatatcatttttaaactttaaggttggacagagaaagggtaaaattcgcaaacgaaaaaagcaattttttccacaccgtatgtcagatcttcagaaaaatcaatcagcagtactgtaacaacattctacatacgctgattgatttttatgaagacctgacatacggtgtggaaaaaaactgcttttttcgtttgcgaatttggcgcattctctgtccaaccttaaatatttttttctgacctttaaattaaaaaaaaaccaaattaaattcagccgacaaactgacagttgtcctactgaaagacgtatctgcaaatatctcgttcgccttaCTGTTAACTGGGACAGCACCTCACACAGCTaatctggtacttttgcaatccgctagcagcttgCAATCCTaattttcatctgcaaactatggtagatctgatgagGCAACCTACAGAGTCGTGCAAGttgcatgggtttggatgtgttattgtcctaaaaggaaaaaactaaaaaatgttttttttttttcaatagtttcgagctaagaaatagaaaaaggcttaagatattaactcacagtactaatctgcatcagaaaatgTCGTAACTcacacacccctaaagatccctattgagaaaaagttgtcCAAAGGTTCTCATCGATGTTTGGATTACATtagtgaaaattatattttcggTAGGAAGGAAGCTAACCAAAAAGTTTCTCGAGGGCCATTCTTTCCCCCCGCTTTGTGGtcagttttcgaaaaaatgTGATTTCTAGGACCTCCAATGAAGGCTGGCACAATAAATGGAGCGATTGGTTAAACCGCGGAAATCCTACATTGTATAGTGTGTTAAAgcagttttaaaaatttaaacattaaaaaattcaaaaatataaagattcaaaaatttaaaaattcggaCGTTTTACGTACACTGCAAGCGGAACCAATAGCTAAAAGatctaaaaaaaaaactcacgAAAGGACCTGAAACTGGAATCACTAGTTAAATCATACAAACCAGGTGATTGACTATTTGATTGGTATAGCTTTAGTGTTAATTTTTTCTTTGTATtcaatgtaattaaaaaaagtgtatttcagcttaataaattcattttttttaattgttgagATGATCAATCAAGGATTCTCCCCTGTCCTCGATACAACTACTGCTACACTGATGtagaaataagccaccctctgaatatcttgaccaagcataagtcttcgttaaaaaaaaataaatcaaatttgtattctgtattcctagttttaagattgctgtaatttttactctttattgaaactcttgtcctccatcttgtaaatagaattgtatccctagttttaagatatctgtgaaatttctcataaatatttgctcccccttttgtgtactaaactatattgttagttttaagataactgtaaaatatttcgtaaaatactattacacCCCTCTTGTATACCAAACTGAATCctatgttttaaaaattttcataagaAAAATCTTTTgaccctctcttgtatattgaatcttatttctagtcttaagatagctgtaaactttcttttcttttgtaaaaaaaaaatatttcaacattgtaacctcctagttttaagatatccaaaatgtaaagacaaaagaatttggcactgccaagctaacgcatttgtgcctatcaaataaacgaaatgaataaaacaaaaaaaaaatagtaatttacGGCGATATTGCTTTATTTTCATTCCtcagaaaaaaagtttgaccagCTCTAGACATAATATTAACTAGAGTAGGCTTGAATTACACTATTGACAACACAATCAAATGAGCTtaatttcataataaaattATGATAGCTTTCTATAGCGTGGGCCTTACTGATCATGTAGTAGTTCAATGATAGTACTGAAAAAGCGTTTGTGGTATTAATAGTTTTAAACCTTTTTCAAAACCTAATTTGTTACTTGGGAAGGCAACCGACGGAGGGCAAACCGAGCAAAAATCTGCGCTGTATTAGATGAACTAGATGAAGTTGAGATAAAGTGATCAATACGAATACCAAACAATCTGATTCGTGAAAAACGTCTGTTTGGCAGACCAGGGTTTGCGAGATGATCTTATTGTATTTTATAAAACTCGAAAAACAGTTTTAAACGACCGTTAATTCAATTTAAAAACTGCAAAACATTTCGGTGGATAAGAAAGGCCGGTGTCAAAAGAATGCGAAACAACATTGCATGTGTTTGTTTCTGATTTATGTTTtgaagagatgaaaatattTACATACAATTTGACTGTCTTCTTAACTTTAGATGCAGAATGTCTTAATTCcgttgttttaaaaataaaatgaagcTCATAAACGACGGTATTCATTCATTCGAATCTAAACGATTTATTTTGACAACAGAAATTGAATGAGGCTACTTTTGCTGCTACTCTTCTTTATGACACGAAAACAGATTCTATCATGGTTGCCTTTGGTTTATAATGGACACAGCTGCACAAGGAACGGCGAAAACATGGTGATGAGATTTACACCCGACATCGATCGTTGAATAGAAATTTATATTTTAGACCCCAACTTGGTGATCCCTTTACATTACAGTAGTGGCCTTAAATATTTTTCGTTCCACGcacccctttccgaatattgattcccatgatgtacccctttctgaaaattgcTCTCCATTAttaccctgtcagaaaaaaattattttcaattgaatgaaaaccATAGTTTTCCAATCAAAAACTTTTTCCTGAGCGCTTTCAGGATGCAACAACATATAAAGACAAATATCCGACAGAAATGTTAGGATCAAAGCTAAACTTACCCCGTATAATTTACCCCCTACAATAGGCTAATTTACCCCTGGGGGTAAATACACACCCGGTTGAATACCACTACATTGCATGAATTCATCTCGAGCGTGTGCTACTTTTACGTGTGCCTGTAGGCTTGATTTCCTTGAATAGCTCCGCTCGCAAATGTGACATTTCAGTCGAATCACATCGGTGTGAACTTTCAGATGTGACCGCAAGTTCGGCATGGTGGCAAAGGTTTTGCCACAAATCGTACACTTGTACGGTCGATAGTTGTGAATGGTAACCCTATGCTTCTCCAGCTCTCTGGAGGTGAGAAACTGTTTATCACATGTAAAGCATTCAGCCGCCTGTCCCTGCCGATGAACATCACTGTGAGCGGTGAGGGTTCCTTGCGCACTGAATTTTGCCCCGCATATGTCACATTCGAACGGTTTTGATGCTAGGTTCAAGTGAACTTTCATGTGCCCTACCAGGTTACTGGCGAACCTGAACGAAGAACCGCAAACTTCACATTTGTATGGTCGCTCGGCAGTGTGACAACGCATGTGTGAGATGAGATGGTGATTAATTCTGAACTCTTTGTTGCAAACATTACACCGATACAGACGTTCGTCGTTATGACATTTCAGATGCTGATTGAGCTGTCCAATAAAGGAAAATCCCTTGTCGCAAATGTTACATTTGAATGGGCGCTCGGTGGTGCTGTGGATTTCCTCGTGAACCGCAAGCTTAGCTCTTGTACCAAATCCTTTGCCACAAAAATCACAGCCGAACTCGTAATTTTCCTCATGTCTTAGCGTATGATTTCTCAGATACAACTGACTAGCAAAACTTTTTCCACATATGTCACATTTGTACGGACGCTCGCCTGTATGGGATCTCATGTGGGTCGTGAACTTAGACTTTGAACTGTAACCTTTGCCGCAAACATCGCACTTGTAGATGTGATTTTCGGTATGCAATCTCATATGATTGCGCAGATAGGATTGGCATGTGAAACATTTGCCACATATTACGCATGAAAACGGTCGTTCGCCGGTATGCATTCTTCTATGTCTTACGTAGACGTATGGTTTCTCAAAGCTTTTCCCACAAATGTCGCACCGGTGAGAAGCTTTTTCGTGGTTAGTGGTTCCCATGTGCCGTTTTTCTAGTTCGCTACCATCACCATCCAGCTCGTGGTCGGAGTGGCTGGAACAAAAAGAGAACAATTCGGCGACTATTAGAACTTTCGGCTGAACGACGGTTACTGCAATTGTGACGAGCATCTTCGAGCGTTGTCTTCCCTTCTAGATGAATGGATGTCAGAATTTTCTATCACTTCGTAAATGCAGCCTTCGGTTAGGGTTAAGTTGTTTAACACACTGCGTTTTTTGCTTTGTCGAATTTATACGTTCAGATGCATTATTCAGGGGTAtataaaatcaaacaaaaaatgCTATGTCATTTGTGGATGTAGTCTTAGACTAATCACGGAGACCCAGGGTTCATAATCCCGTTCTATTGAAAGtaaaatgaaactcaaaaatgACTGCCTGCCTATTCGCATCATcttaacaatttattttgacaACGGAAATCAAATGTGACCACTACTGCTACTCTTCATTGTGAATCGAAAACAAGCTTTGTCATTGTTGCATTTATATAGCTTTATTTCAATTACAGGCGTTTATCTTGAGCGTGCACTACTTTGACGTGATCATTAAGACCGGATTTCCTTGCGTAACTCTTCCCACAAATGTGACATTTGTGCCGAATCGCGCCATAGTGAACTTTCAAATGTGACCGCAAGTTCTGCATGGTAGTGGTCGTTATGTCACAGATCGTACATTTGTACGGTCGATCATTGTGAACGGTAACTCTGTGCCTGTTCAGGTCTCTAGAGGCGAGAAATTGTTTGTTACAATTAGGACATTCATGGCACGGTGTCTTCCGATGAACTTTACTGTGAATGCTAAGAGTTCTTTGTTGGCTAAACTTTGCTCCGCATACGTCACATTCGAACGGGTTTGATGCTAGATTTGCGTGAATTTTCATGTGCCCAACCAGTGTAGTAGAAGTCCTAAACGAAGAACCGCAAATTTCACATTTGTATGGCCGTTCATCAGTGTGAGACCGCATGTGTGTGACAAGCAGAAACTTAGTTCTGAACTCTTTGTTGCAAACATTACACCGATGGAGACGTGGGGCATTATGAATCTTCCAATGCTTATTGAGCTGACCAAGGAAAGAGAATCCCTTGCCACAAATGTTACATTTGAAAGGATGTTCCGTCATATGCCtgtcactgtgataccgcagcGTCTGGTTATTGTAGAAGGTTTTGCCACATATGTCACATGCGAGTGGGCGCCCGGTGCTATGCGATTTCCCGTGATTCACAAGGCTGCCTCTTGTAGCAAATCCTTTGCCACAAACATCGCAGCTGAATTCATAATTTTCTGTATGTCTTAGCGTATGATTTCTCAGGATGCACTGGCTAgcaaatttttttccacatatgtCACATTCGTACGGACGCTCTCCTGCATGGGATTTCATGTGGTCCACAAACTTACACTTTGGACTGTATGCTTTGCCACAAACATCGCACTTGTAGTCGTGATTTCCAGCATTCAATTTCGTATGTCCGTTCAGAGTGCGTTTACAGGCGAAACCTTTGCCACATATTTCGCAACGAAACGGCCGTTCGCCGGTATGCATTCTTCTATGACTTTCGAGTGAGTCCCTCCACTTAAGGGTTTTTCCGCAAATGTCGCACCGGTGGGCTGTATTCTCGGTGTGAGTTCGCATGTGTCTTTTGAAGTTTCCTAGTTTAGTGATTAGTCGATCGCAAATGTCGCATTTGGTGGGCTTTTCGAGACCGGTACCATCGCGATCCGGCTGGTCGTCGGAATGGCTGGAACAAAAAGAGAACAATTCGTCCACAATTAGAACTTTCGGTCAAACAATTTTGCAGTAATTGTGACGAATATCCTCACTCTTTGCACAATGCGATATAGCGTTTCACCACACGGATTGGTACGGCCCGAGAATCACCGCACAGAAGATTGATCGTATATGAGTGGCGGCTACCAGGTGGAAGGAGCACTGTGTtcttttttgaccgaaacacgaATAGCAATTGTATAAATAGAATTAGGAGACGAGACGAGACGAATGAGGAAGATTGATATTTCGATCACgctatctactcagtatgctaaGTGTGACAAAAAcagttcctttcatattgtgactCGTTGGAaggacaaaagaaactgttattttcctTCTTGCTGAGatgatc is part of the Topomyia yanbarensis strain Yona2022 chromosome 1, ASM3024719v1, whole genome shotgun sequence genome and encodes:
- the LOC131687977 gene encoding zinc finger protein 112-like isoform X13, with amino-acid sequence MDESVEIKKEIEFSEVDPDRAGECGGVALPKADGVPSATPLPAALDCVGTVSKPSIPTELGEIELKFEAELPSVIAGSDAPKETKPEIEGEFSGGIKKEVVPAGPPSKDGDDDDDSSDNSGEQSHSDHELDGDGSELEKRHMGTTNHEKASHRCDICGKSFEKPYVYVRHRRMHTGERPFSCVICGKCFTCQSYLRNHMRLHTENHIYKCDVCGKGYSSKSKFTTHMRSHTGERPYKCDICGKSFASQLYLRNHTLRHEENYEFGCDFCGKGFGTRAKLAVHEEIHSTTERPFKCNICDKGFSFIGQLNQHLKCHNDERLYRCNVCNKEFRINHHLISHMRCHTAERPYKCEVCGSSFRFASNLVGHMKVHLNLASKPFECDICGAKFSAQGTLTAHSDVHRQGQAAECFTCDKQFLTSRELEKHRVTIHNYRPYKCTICGKTFATMPNLRSHLKVHTDVIRLKCHICERSYSRKSSLQAHVKVAHARDEFMQCSGIQPGVYLPPGVN
- the LOC131687977 gene encoding zinc finger protein OZF-like isoform X4, which encodes MDESVEIKKEIEFSEVDPDRAGECGGVALPKADGVPSATPLPAALDCVGTVSKPSIPTELGEIELKFEAELPSVIAGSDAPKETKPEIEGEFSGGIKKEVVPAGPPSKDGDDDDDSSDNSGEQSHSDDQPDRDGTGLEKPTKCDICDRLITKLGNFKRHMRTHTENTAHRCDICGKTLKWRDSLESHRRMHTGERPFRCEICGKGFACKRTLNGHTKLNAGNHDYKCDVCGKAYSPKCKFVDHMKSHAGERPYECDICGKKFASQCILRNHTLRHTENYEFSCDVCGKGFATRGSLVNHGKSHSTGRPLACDICGKTFYNNQTLRYHSDRHMTEHPFKCNICGKGFSFLGQLNKHWKIHNAPRLHRCNVCNKEFRTKFLLVTHMRSHTDERPYKCEICGSSFRTSTTLVGHMKIHANLASNPFECDVCGAKFSQQRTLSIHSKVHRKTPCHECPNCNKQFLASRDLNRHRVTVHNDRPYKCTICDITTTTMQNLRSHLKVHYGAIRHKCHICGKSYARKSGLNDHVKVVHAQDKRL